From the Variovorax paradoxus genome, the window CTTCGAGACCAACCCCGGCTACACGCAGAACATCTGGGACACGCTGACCCTGGCCTACCTGATCGACCCCAGCTACGCCACGCAGACGGTGGACCGCTACGTCGACGTGGTCGCCAGGCCAGGTGCCGCCGACAATGGCCGTTCCATCGGCTACGCGCTGCAGCCGGAGGGGCCGACGCTGCAGAAGATGACGGTGGTGAAGAAGTTCGACAACGCGCGCTTCTTCGAGCTGTACGTCGACCTGCTCACACGGCCCGTGCCCGTCGTGCTGCCCCTGGCGAACTGAGCGCGCCGGGCGCGGCAGGCGGGCGGGGCGTTAAAAAGCCTCGCAGACGCGCAGCACCTCGGCACCGTAGGCTTCGAGCTTCTTGGTTCCGATGCCGCTGATGCCCTGCAGGTCTTCGAGCGTGGCCGGCGCGCGCTCGGCGATGGCCGCCAGCGTGGCGTCGTGGAAGATCACATAGGCCGGCAGGTTGTGCTCCTTCGCAACCTCGGCGCGCCAGGCCTTGAGCGCCTCGAAGCGTTTCTTGCCGGTGTCGTCGAGCTTGGCTGCAGCCGGCGACGGAGCGCCCTTGACGGTCTTCTCGCGGCGCGTCTTGCGCTCCGCGGGCGACGACACCGACTCGCGCAGCGTCACCGTGGTCTCGCCCTTGAGCACCGCGCGCGAGCCCTCGGTGAGCTTCAGCGTGTTGAACGCCTCCGCATCGACGGCCAGCGCGCCGGTCGCGATCAGCTGGCGCAGCACGCCGCGCAGCGCCACCTCGCTGAACTCCGCGCCGATGCCGAAGGTGCTCACTCGCTCGTGGCCGAACTGCTTGACCTTCTCGGTCGGTTTGCCGCGCAGGATGTCCATGATGTGCCCCGCGCCGAAGCTGATGCCGCTCAGCTGCTGCACGCGGTAGATGGTGCTCAGCAGCTTGCGTGCGGCATCGGTGCCGTCCCACACCTGAGGCGGGTTCAGGCAGTTGTCGCAGTTGCCGCAGGGCGTGCTGCGCTCGCCGAAGTAGCCCAGCAGGCGCACGCGGCGGCAGTCGCTGGCCTCGGCCAGCGAGAGCAGGGCGTCGAGCTTGCCGCGCATGACCTGCTTGAACTCCTCGCCGGCAGGACTCTCGTCGATCATGCGGCGCTGGTTGACCACGTCCTGCAGGCCGTAGGCCATCCAGGCGTCGGCGGGGCCGCCGTCGCGGCCCGCTCGGCCGGTCTCCTGGTAGTAGCCCTCGATGTTCTTGGGCATGTCGAGATGGCCGACGAAACGGACGTCGGGCTTGTCGATGCCCATGCCGAACGCGATGGTCGCGACCATCACGATGCCTTCCTCGCGCAGGAAGCGATCCTGGTGCTTCTGCCGCACCGCGGCGTCCAGGCCCGCGTGATAGGGCAGCGCGTTGATGCCCGCGTCGCGCAGTGCCACCGCAACGTCTTCCACGCGCTTTCGCGACTGGCAATAGACCACGCCCGCATCGCCCTCGTGCTCGCGCTCGATGAAGCGCAGCAGCTGAGTGGTGGCGTCCTTCTTCTCGACGATGGTGTAGCGGATGTTGGGCCGGTCGAAGCTCGAGACGAACTGGCGTGCCTCCTCGAGCTGGAGCCGCTCGACGATGTCCGCGCGCGTGAGCGCGTCGGCCGTGGCCGTGAGCGCGATGCGCGGCACGCCGGCATAGCGCTCGTGCAGCACGGTGAGCGCCCGGTATTCGGGACGGAAGTCGTGGCCCCACTGGCTCACGCAATGCGCCTCGTCGATGGCGAACAGCGAGAGCTTGCCGCGCTCGTTCAGCGAATCGAGCTGCGACAGGAAGCGCGGCGTGTTCACCCGCTCGGGCGCCGCGTACAGCAGCGTGATCTCGCCGCGCAGCATGCGGCGCTCGACGTCCTGCGTCTGCTCCCAGTCGAGCGTCGAGTTGAGAAAGGCCGCGCTCACGCCGGCTTCGTGCAGCGCGCCCACCTGGTCGTGCATCAGCGCGATCAGCGGCGACACCACGATCGCCACGCCATGCCCCGAGCGCTGGCGTGCGATGGCGGGGATCTGATAGCACAACGACTTGCCGCCGCCCGTGGGCATCAGCACCAGCGCGTCGCCGCCGCCCACCACGTGATCGACGATGTCCTGCTGCGCCCCCCGGAACTGCGCGTAGCCGAAAACCTCGTGGAGGATGTCCGTGGGGACGCTGCTGCCGGACATGTCGATGGGGTGGGGTGCGAGAGAGGACACAGGCAGCAGGTGGGGATGCGGGCGGGAGGCAGAAGGGAGCCGTCGATTGTCCCCCAGCCGCGCGAAGCGCACTGTGGCATGAGGTTTGCAATGGTCAACTCCGTCCTGCGGCCTCTCTTGTCTAGACAGCAAACCGGTGCATTTCCATAGGAAGTGCACCAAAAAGAACCTTTCGGGTTATCCTGTATATACAAGTCGGGGCGCTTGGCAACAATGCGAGGCGCGTGCAGCCCGGCCCCGGGGGCATCGCCGAGCCATCTCTCAAGAAACGGAACCAGGAGTACCCATGGTCAAGACGACGGTAGTTGTGAAAGTCGCTTCGCTGCTGGCAGCGGGTGCATGTGCAGCGGGCATGGCCCAGACGGCCGCCGCCCAGGAGACGAAGATCGCGCTCGGCATGTCCGGCTGGACCGGCTTCGCGCCGCTCTCGTTGGCCGACAAGGCCGGCATCTTCAAGAAGAACGGGCTCGACGTCGAACTCAAGATGATTCCGCAGAAGGACCGCC encodes:
- the recQ gene encoding DNA helicase RecQ, yielding MSGSSVPTDILHEVFGYAQFRGAQQDIVDHVVGGGDALVLMPTGGGKSLCYQIPAIARQRSGHGVAIVVSPLIALMHDQVGALHEAGVSAAFLNSTLDWEQTQDVERRMLRGEITLLYAAPERVNTPRFLSQLDSLNERGKLSLFAIDEAHCVSQWGHDFRPEYRALTVLHERYAGVPRIALTATADALTRADIVERLQLEEARQFVSSFDRPNIRYTIVEKKDATTQLLRFIEREHEGDAGVVYCQSRKRVEDVAVALRDAGINALPYHAGLDAAVRQKHQDRFLREEGIVMVATIAFGMGIDKPDVRFVGHLDMPKNIEGYYQETGRAGRDGGPADAWMAYGLQDVVNQRRMIDESPAGEEFKQVMRGKLDALLSLAEASDCRRVRLLGYFGERSTPCGNCDNCLNPPQVWDGTDAARKLLSTIYRVQQLSGISFGAGHIMDILRGKPTEKVKQFGHERVSTFGIGAEFSEVALRGVLRQLIATGALAVDAEAFNTLKLTEGSRAVLKGETTVTLRESVSSPAERKTRREKTVKGAPSPAAAKLDDTGKKRFEALKAWRAEVAKEHNLPAYVIFHDATLAAIAERAPATLEDLQGISGIGTKKLEAYGAEVLRVCEAF